In Centropristis striata isolate RG_2023a ecotype Rhode Island chromosome 8, C.striata_1.0, whole genome shotgun sequence, the genomic window CAGCCTCCCCTTTCCATTCTCGTCGTGTTTTTATGCGACGGCGGGCGCAGAAATGTGACGTTCCTCAATAAtgactacatttcccatgagCACCCGCTTGGTTGAAACTACGAAAGACAACATGGCGGGTAtgtgactattttcttgtgttttgtaCACACACCCGGTAAAATTAGCCATATTAAGACCTCCAGGCAGCACGAATAAATACTTAAAACATTcgcaaaacacttaaaaatgtgtcaGAGCTACCTTTACACAATGATGCAATttagaaataaaactaaaaacgtGACCTTGGATATGCTGCTAAcggcggctaacgttagctagccgTATGTTGATTGTCAGCCTTGGAGGATTTTGACCTGccctgtttttgtttctgcaggAATCGCAGCGTTCCTGAAGAATGTATGGAATAAAGAGCCTGTTATCTTCGCCTCCTGTGCTATTGGAGCGATAGGTCAGTCAGCAGCCTCTTACATTGAGCTCAgaaatgtgtgtgagtgaaagagAGCGCAACATTGTACAAGTTGCTTTTGAAATCCTGAGTAAGACGTTCTCTCTGTGGTCTTTGGTTCCACGTGAACTGTTCTGGGACCGATATAGGCAccataaatacaatataaagtgtgattaatattattattattattattatatcgtcaccctgttaaaataatcgcctaactgattttttcaagtttggcaggaaacacaaaagacttcatcaaaagtgtaacatatgacatgtattggtcatttcactcaaaaaggatgtaacaaaggatggctattggcatagtaataacactgtgtgtaaattatgtaacttaagagaaataaatgacgtaggcaattttttgaacatgcctttgtgacttaagcaagatatggtaacactttattttgaaggtgtctacataagagtcataGAGTctcaagcctgtcagaaacatgagatgacaagtatcatgaacattaatgttacttcaaagtgtcattaatgttcatgacacatcccatgtcgtgtttatgacatgctcatgtcactcttatgtagacaccttagagtaaagtgttaccaatattagtgtcaacaataaaacactaataaactaaactgataactaaacaatctccctctagctcttctttgctgggttcttatctgatgcctatgaatgtggcaaattgtcaaagaagtgatgatcttaaaggggtaaaatcagatgacaaaaaatgacttaggcgattattttaagtgtgacgatataaagtgtgattattattattatatattgtatgtaaagGTAATGCAACTTTGTATACCCTCAGGTGTTGCTATTCCATTCATCAGCCCCTTCACAAAGTATTCAGGAATGATCAATTCTGCTACGCCGTACAACTACCCAGGTAAGCACCATTCAGACTAATAACTTTCATAATCACATAcatacagtggcggttctagaccgaGTTTACTGTGGGGCAGGGTTATAATTAATGCAATGTACAccttctgggttccttttgtgtacaatgagatattgtttgaacaaaaaatagctaaGAAT contains:
- the ndufa3 gene encoding NADH dehydrogenase [ubiquinone] 1 alpha subcomplex subunit 3 → MTTFPMSTRLVETTKDNMAGIAAFLKNVWNKEPVIFASCAIGAIGVAIPFISPFTKYSGMINSATPYNYPVPVRDDGNMPDVPAHPLDPQGPSLEWLKKL